Genomic segment of Gemmatimonadaceae bacterium:
GCTCATCTTTCCCTATCTGAGCGGTGCTGAGTTCGTGCGCAACTACAAGGACCGCAATCCGGGTAAGGAGATGTACAAGGATATGCCTCAATCCACCGAGCAGATCCTTCATCCCAGCGCCTATTTCGCGAAGCGTGACGCTCCTACGGCCGTATCACTGCCGCCGCTTGTCGGAGTGAGCCCGGTTTATCAGAACACCATCGGCGAATTCGAGACGCGGCTATTCCTCTTCGAGCATCTGAGGGATCAGAACGAAGCAGTTCGCGGAGCATCCGGGTGGGATGGGGATCGCTACCAGCTGTTCAGCAGCAGTGGCGGGCAGGGAATTGCTTGGGTCACCGTCTGGGATTCAGCGGTCGACGCGTCGGAGTTCTTCGACATGCTCGGCCGGGCTGTGGAGAAGCGTTACGGTGTGAAGCAGGCGGCGTCGGCGGGAGCGACGACGAAGTCGTATAGCGGGGCCGGCCGATCAGTGCAAGTCAGCACCGCCGAAGTTGCGGGGCGACCGGTGGTTCTCTACGCCGATGTTCCTGCCGGCGCGAGTACCAGCGTGCTCGACCTGAATAAGATCGAGCTTAAGGAATAGGCATCGCGCGCCGCTCCTCAACAGCCGCCGCAGAGGCACAGAGAACACAGAGAAATCCTTTTTAAGTGGAACAGCTCACGCGGTTAGGGACTCGATCGCCGCGTTGAGTAAACCCAAAAAAGAAAGAACGCCGCGACGGTGTCCGATGCGGCGTCCTGTTCTCTCTGTGTTCTCTGTGCCTCTGTGGCAGCAGTTCCGTCTTTTCTCTACAAGCCGATGAGCCTCGACAGTCCGAAGGTCCCGAGTCCGACAAACGCGCCGAGCACGTATCCGATGACGATTATCATCCTCAGCTCGTTCTGTATCACTGAGCGCAGGATCTCCTCGAGTCTGTCGACGCTGAACGCCATGACCTTGCGCTCGACCATCGACTGAACGTCGAGCCGCTGTACGAGCACCGGCAGCTGCGCGTGGATCCAGTCCCAGATGTGAGGAGCCGTCGCGTGTGCCAGCCTCTTGCCGGCGTCGGGGTCCTTGCTCGCCGAAGCGACGTCGCCGATGATCTCCGAGATGGGCTTCTGCAGGTAAGCGAGAAGCGCATCGTGAATGGTGCGCGTGATTTCTTCACGGATGACGGGGTCGTCCAGCAGGACAACCAGCTGCTCCACGCCTTCGGTCTCGATCGCATCGAGCGCCGCCTCGAACTTCCTCTCCGACAGGTATCGGTGAGTCCACCTGCCACG
This window contains:
- a CDS encoding DUF445 family protein, with translation MGPARGARDRRHRGRWTHRYLSERKFEAALDAIETEGVEQLVVLLDDPVIREEITRTIHDALLAYLQKPISEIIGDVASASKDPDAGKRLAHATAPHIWDWIHAQLPVLVQRLDVQSMVERKVMAFSVDRLEEILRSVIQNELRMIIVIGYVLGAFVGLGTFGLSRLIGL